A DNA window from Cystobacter ferrugineus contains the following coding sequences:
- a CDS encoding glutamate--cysteine ligase, translated as MGLQIDCETFETQEYEAFSERLTESLQVLRAVLARPGFGEGPPSLGAELEMFLVDVHGRPLPVNRQVLGQTEDPRVTVELNRFNIECNLRPGPLAGRPFSAMRAEFESALSEVARAAATQGARVAVMGILPTLREADLRPGSLTAMPRYRAMSTSIRRSRGEVPFRVVIQGEDPLSLEWDDVTLEGANTSLQYHLRVLPADFARLYNACQLATAPVLAVSGNSPFLLGRRLWDETRVALFRQAVDDRGEVSREAPRPGRVSFGHGWVREGAWELFAESVALHPPLLPVLAPASPREHLTEDGLPRLEELRLHQGTVWSWNRAIYDPADGGHLRIEMRALPAGPTVEDMLANGALLLGLTLGLGGEVERLLPSMPFAYAQDNFLRAARHGLDSVLLWPERPGHAPRAWPATALVQRLLPVAREGLVGAGVDPDEADALLGIIQARVSAGCTGARWQRKMLAYLEAHMPRPDALGALLERYLTHAASGRPVHEWPGA; from the coding sequence ATGGGCCTGCAAATCGACTGCGAGACGTTCGAGACCCAGGAATACGAGGCCTTCAGCGAGCGGCTCACCGAGAGCCTCCAGGTATTGCGCGCCGTGCTGGCGCGGCCGGGCTTCGGCGAGGGCCCGCCGTCGCTCGGCGCCGAGCTGGAGATGTTCCTCGTGGACGTCCACGGCCGGCCCCTTCCGGTGAACCGGCAGGTGCTGGGCCAGACCGAGGACCCACGGGTGACGGTGGAGCTCAACCGCTTCAACATCGAGTGCAACCTGCGGCCGGGACCCCTGGCGGGGCGTCCCTTCTCGGCGATGCGCGCGGAGTTCGAGAGCGCGCTGTCGGAGGTGGCGCGCGCGGCGGCCACGCAGGGCGCGCGCGTGGCGGTGATGGGCATCCTCCCCACGCTGCGCGAGGCGGACCTGCGGCCGGGCTCGCTCACGGCGATGCCGCGCTACCGCGCCATGTCCACCTCCATCCGCCGCAGCCGGGGCGAGGTGCCCTTCCGCGTGGTCATCCAGGGCGAGGATCCGCTCTCCCTGGAGTGGGACGACGTGACGCTCGAGGGGGCCAACACCTCGTTGCAGTACCACCTGCGGGTGCTCCCGGCGGACTTCGCGCGCCTGTACAACGCGTGCCAGCTCGCCACGGCGCCGGTGCTGGCGGTGAGCGGCAACTCGCCCTTCCTCCTGGGCCGGCGGCTGTGGGACGAGACGCGCGTGGCGCTCTTCCGCCAGGCGGTGGATGACCGGGGCGAGGTCTCGCGCGAGGCGCCCCGGCCCGGGCGCGTCAGCTTCGGTCACGGCTGGGTGCGCGAGGGCGCGTGGGAGCTGTTCGCCGAGTCGGTGGCGCTGCACCCGCCGCTGCTGCCGGTGCTGGCGCCGGCCTCCCCCCGGGAGCACCTGACGGAGGACGGCCTGCCGCGGCTCGAGGAGCTGCGCCTGCACCAGGGCACGGTGTGGAGCTGGAACCGCGCCATCTACGACCCCGCCGACGGGGGCCACCTGCGCATCGAGATGCGCGCGCTGCCCGCGGGCCCCACGGTGGAGGACATGCTGGCCAACGGGGCGCTGCTCCTGGGCCTCACGCTGGGGCTGGGTGGCGAGGTGGAGCGGCTGCTGCCCTCCATGCCCTTCGCCTATGCCCAGGACAACTTCCTGCGCGCCGCGCGCCACGGCCTGGACTCGGTGCTCCTGTGGCCCGAGCGCCCCGGCCACGCTCCCCGGGCCTGGCCCGCCACCGCCCTGGTGCAGCGGCTGCTGCCCGTGGCTCGCGAGGGGCTGGTGGGCGCGGGCGTGGACCCCGACGAGGCCGACGCGCTCCTGGGCATCATCCAGGCCCGGGTGAGCGCCGGGTGTACGGGGGCACGTTGGCAACGGAAGATGTTGGCCTACCTGGAAGCACACATGCCCCGACCCGATGCCCTGGGGGCCTTGTTGGAGCGTTATTTGACCCACGCGGCGTCCGGCAGGCCGGTCCACGAGTGGCCGGGGGCGTGA
- a CDS encoding FAD/NAD(P)-binding protein: MKIERRWDVLVVGGGASGTLLVVQLLRNAPGPLRVALVEREARTGPGLAYSTAHSSHLLNVPVARMSAFADDPEHFLRWMRRVEPGTAPGDFVPRQRYGQYLEALLRESRRAAAPGVVLELIRGEVSALSEEDGIVRVALAQGPSLEARAVVLALGNAPPADLPVDGGGLFESVNYVRSPWAPRALEHIEPHHSVLLVGTGLTMVDTVLSLAERNHEGRIHALSRHGLLPQVHRPGVQPRPPPRFSEPRSVRALFHALRREIEGLPEGSDWRCVVDGLRPVTASLWRGLPVPAQRRFLRHLRTLWDVHRHRMAASVADTLAQLRRAGVLHVHAGRLRGFRMLDEGWVEARARPRGVVFEATFRVQHVINCTGPDCSFARSHPLLRSLLESGLARRDALGFGLSTDEGGALLDEQGRASAVLFTLGPLRRGELWESTAVPEIRDQAAALAWRLRRELAVRPDAFASRDVHPLS; encoded by the coding sequence GTGAAAATCGAGCGGCGGTGGGACGTCCTGGTGGTGGGGGGCGGTGCGAGTGGGACGTTGTTGGTGGTCCAGCTCCTGCGAAATGCACCCGGCCCGTTGAGGGTGGCGCTGGTGGAGCGGGAGGCCCGGACGGGACCGGGGCTGGCCTACTCCACGGCGCATTCGAGTCATCTGCTCAATGTCCCGGTGGCGCGGATGAGCGCCTTCGCGGATGACCCCGAGCACTTCCTGCGCTGGATGCGCCGGGTCGAACCCGGCACGGCCCCGGGCGACTTCGTTCCCCGCCAGCGCTATGGCCAGTACCTCGAGGCCCTCCTCCGGGAGAGCCGGCGCGCCGCGGCGCCGGGCGTCGTCCTGGAGCTGATCCGGGGCGAGGTCTCGGCGCTCTCCGAGGAGGATGGCATCGTCCGGGTGGCGCTCGCCCAGGGGCCGTCGCTCGAGGCGCGCGCGGTGGTGCTGGCCCTGGGCAATGCCCCGCCCGCCGACCTGCCCGTGGACGGGGGCGGACTCTTCGAGAGCGTGAACTATGTGCGCTCGCCCTGGGCCCCGAGGGCCCTGGAGCACATCGAGCCCCACCACTCGGTGTTGCTCGTGGGCACGGGCCTGACGATGGTGGACACGGTGCTCTCGCTGGCCGAGCGCAACCACGAGGGGCGCATCCACGCCCTGTCCCGGCATGGCCTGCTGCCCCAGGTCCACCGTCCCGGCGTCCAGCCGCGTCCGCCGCCGCGCTTCTCCGAGCCTCGCAGCGTGCGCGCGCTCTTCCACGCGCTGCGCCGCGAAATCGAGGGCCTGCCCGAGGGGAGCGACTGGCGGTGCGTGGTGGATGGGCTGCGGCCGGTGACGGCCTCGCTCTGGCGCGGCCTGCCCGTGCCGGCCCAGCGCCGCTTCCTGCGTCATCTGAGGACCCTGTGGGACGTGCACCGTCACCGCATGGCCGCCTCGGTGGCGGACACCCTCGCGCAGCTACGGCGCGCCGGGGTGCTGCACGTCCACGCGGGGCGGCTGCGCGGCTTCCGGATGCTGGACGAGGGCTGGGTGGAGGCCCGCGCGCGGCCTCGCGGGGTGGTGTTCGAGGCCACCTTCCGCGTCCAGCACGTCATCAACTGCACCGGCCCCGACTGCTCCTTCGCCCGGAGCCATCCCCTGCTGCGCTCCCTGCTGGAGTCCGGGCTCGCCCGGCGCGATGCCCTGGGGTTCGGGCTCTCCACGGACGAAGGGGGCGCGCTGCTCGACGAGCAGGGCCGGGCCTCCGCGGTGCTCTTCACCCTCGGGCCCCTGCGCCGGGGCGAGCTGTGGGAGAGCACGGCGGTGCCGGAGATTCGCGACCAGGCCGCCGCGTTGGCCTGGCGGCTGCGGCGGGAGCTCGCCGTGCGCCCGGATGCGTTCGCTTCCCGTGATGTCCATCCCTTGTCGTGA
- the rlmN gene encoding 23S rRNA (adenine(2503)-C(2))-methyltransferase RlmN, which translates to MDASPALPLVNLYDLPRAALGELLGSWGYSAYYRDLLWTALYRQQVESFDALTGLKPELVATLRERTSLERPTTHHEVFSSDGYTRKLLLRLRDGQTVETVLMRFKGRATVCLSTQAGCAMGCVFCATGQMGFVRHLSPGEIIGQVLHVTRLLRETNESLRNVVLMGMGEPLHNYEGTLAAVDILVDALGMALGPRFITLSTVGVVPGIRRLADEDRPVQLAVSLHGATDAERGALVPAARKWPLTELMDACRYYTHKRKRRIFYEWALISGRNDTPEQAHALGALLEGMDAHVNLIPLNPTVGYAEQPSGPDSVRAFQDILAGYGLPSTVRQRRGIDIDAGCGQLKAAVERPRPPRQPVAS; encoded by the coding sequence ATGGATGCCTCCCCCGCCCTTCCCCTGGTCAACCTGTACGACCTGCCACGCGCCGCCCTGGGCGAGCTGCTGGGCAGTTGGGGCTACAGCGCCTACTACCGGGACCTGCTCTGGACGGCGCTCTACCGGCAGCAGGTGGAGTCCTTCGATGCCCTCACCGGGCTGAAGCCGGAGCTGGTGGCGACGCTGCGCGAGCGCACGAGCCTGGAGCGGCCCACCACCCACCATGAGGTGTTCAGCTCGGACGGCTACACCCGGAAGCTGCTGCTGCGGCTGCGCGACGGGCAGACGGTGGAGACGGTCCTCATGCGCTTCAAGGGCCGGGCCACGGTGTGCCTGAGCACGCAGGCGGGGTGCGCCATGGGCTGCGTGTTCTGCGCCACGGGGCAGATGGGCTTCGTGCGCCACCTGTCGCCCGGGGAGATCATCGGCCAGGTGCTGCACGTCACGCGGCTGTTGCGCGAGACGAACGAGAGCTTGCGCAACGTGGTGCTCATGGGAATGGGCGAGCCCCTGCACAACTACGAGGGCACGCTCGCGGCGGTGGACATCCTGGTGGACGCGCTGGGGATGGCGCTCGGGCCGCGCTTCATCACCCTGAGCACCGTGGGCGTGGTGCCGGGCATCCGCCGGCTCGCGGACGAGGACCGGCCGGTGCAGCTCGCCGTGAGCCTGCATGGTGCCACGGACGCGGAGCGGGGCGCGCTGGTGCCCGCGGCGCGCAAGTGGCCACTCACCGAGCTGATGGACGCCTGCCGCTACTACACGCACAAGCGCAAGCGCCGCATCTTCTATGAGTGGGCGCTCATCTCCGGGCGCAACGACACGCCCGAGCAGGCCCACGCGCTGGGCGCGCTGCTCGAGGGCATGGACGCGCACGTCAACCTCATCCCCCTCAACCCCACGGTGGGCTACGCCGAGCAGCCCAGCGGCCCCGACTCCGTGCGGGCCTTCCAGGACATCCTCGCGGGCTACGGCCTGCCGAGCACCGTGCGCCAGCGCCGCGGCATCGACATCGACGCGGGCTGCGGCCAGCTCAAGGCCGCCGTGGAGCGCCCGCGCCCCCCGCGCCAGCCCGTCGCCTCCTGA
- a CDS encoding sigma-54-dependent transcriptional regulator: MTGRCLIADADPELRSAVRRFIEPRGWEALEARNAHEARELLRRARPDVVLLEEHLPGGPLSELLSEWRASHPSVPLLVLAALPSIDNAVQAIKLGAEQFVPKPVEPPALLRLLEHALESQRTRASPPPDTAGAPDPFLGVSPLIRQLEVTVRRVLDSDRALLLLGETGTGKGMLASWIHLRGPRASAPLVQLNCAGLAPQLLETELFGHERGAFTSAVHRKLGLLEVAHKGSLFLDEVGDMDPLVQPKLLKVLEERRFRRLGEVEERTVDIRLIAATHQNLVERVRAGRFRGDLYFRISTLPLRLPALRERPEDIPVIARDMLERLSLELGRPGLGLTGEAEASLCGYAWPGNLRELRNVLERAVLLSPHPVLRTEDLDFNTALAAMLPGTPTAPAPESELSLTLREVERRHISRVLAAEGGHVGRAAQRLGIPRSSLYQKLKSLGLSAKV, encoded by the coding sequence ATGACGGGTAGGTGTCTGATCGCCGACGCGGATCCGGAACTCCGCTCGGCCGTCCGCCGGTTCATCGAGCCGCGGGGATGGGAGGCACTGGAAGCACGCAACGCCCACGAGGCCCGTGAGCTGCTGCGCCGCGCCCGGCCGGACGTGGTGTTGCTCGAGGAGCACCTGCCCGGGGGGCCCCTGTCCGAGCTGCTCTCCGAGTGGCGCGCCAGTCATCCTTCCGTCCCCCTGCTGGTGCTCGCCGCCCTCCCCTCCATCGACAACGCCGTCCAGGCCATCAAGCTCGGGGCGGAGCAGTTCGTGCCCAAGCCGGTGGAGCCGCCCGCCCTGCTGCGCCTGCTGGAGCACGCGCTGGAGTCGCAACGCACCCGCGCCTCGCCTCCGCCGGACACGGCCGGCGCGCCCGATCCGTTCCTGGGCGTCAGTCCGCTCATCCGCCAGTTGGAAGTCACCGTCCGCCGGGTGCTCGACAGCGACCGCGCCCTGCTGCTGCTGGGCGAGACCGGCACCGGCAAGGGCATGCTCGCCTCGTGGATCCACCTGCGGGGGCCCCGGGCCAGCGCGCCCCTGGTGCAGCTCAACTGCGCGGGCCTGGCGCCGCAGCTCCTGGAGACGGAGCTCTTCGGCCACGAGCGCGGCGCCTTCACCAGCGCCGTCCACCGCAAGCTGGGCCTGCTCGAGGTCGCCCACAAGGGCTCCCTGTTCCTCGACGAGGTGGGCGACATGGATCCACTCGTCCAACCCAAGCTGCTCAAGGTGCTCGAGGAGCGGCGCTTCCGGCGCCTGGGCGAGGTGGAGGAGCGCACCGTGGACATCCGGCTCATCGCCGCCACCCACCAGAACCTCGTCGAGCGCGTGCGGGCCGGGCGCTTCCGGGGCGATCTCTACTTCCGCATCAGCACCCTGCCCCTGCGCCTCCCCGCGCTGCGCGAGCGTCCCGAGGACATCCCCGTCATCGCCCGGGACATGCTCGAGCGGCTCTCGCTGGAATTGGGGCGTCCCGGGCTCGGGCTGACGGGTGAGGCCGAGGCCTCCCTGTGCGGTTACGCCTGGCCCGGCAACCTGCGCGAGCTGCGCAACGTGCTCGAGCGCGCCGTCCTCCTCTCCCCCCACCCCGTGCTGCGAACGGAGGACCTGGACTTCAACACCGCCCTCGCGGCGATGCTCCCCGGCACGCCCACCGCGCCCGCGCCCGAGTCGGAGCTCTCGCTCACCCTGCGGGAAGTCGAGCGCCGCCACATCTCCCGGGTACTCGCCGCCGAGGGAGGCCATGTCGGCCGCGCCGCCCAGCGGCTCGGCATCCCCCGGAGCTCGCTGTACCAGAAGCTCAAGAGCCTGGGCCTGTCGGCCAAAGTCTAG